The Thermoanaerobacterales bacterium nucleotide sequence GGGTGCGCGAGAGCGTGAACCAGGCCCGCCCGGGCGTTGGCCAGGGCCATCCCGGCCATCAGGCTCCCGAGCATCATCTTCTCGCGGGCGTCACGCTGGCGGCCGGAATCATAGGCCGTAAAGAAGTTTTGCACGATCAGGCGGAAAGCCTCGCGGCTTATGCCCGAGGTATAGGGGGTACGCCAGCGCGAGGTATGGGACTCAATGGCATGGGTGAGAGCGTCCATCCCGGTCTGCGCGGTCAGGGTTGGCGGCTGGGACATGGTCAGGATGGGGTCGACCACGGCCACGGCGGCCAGCCAGCGCCCGTCGCGGATAGTGGCTTTACGTCGCTGGACCGGGTCGATGAGCACAGCGTTGTAAGTAGCCTCCGCCCCGCTCCCCGCGGTTGTCGGTACGGCCACCCAGGGGAGCCCGGGCCGTGGTGCACGCAGGGGATCGAAGAAGGCCGCGGTGGGTTCTTCCTCGCCCGCGAGCCCGGCGGCGGCCTTGGCGACGTCAAGGACGCTCCCGCCTCCCACCCCCACAACAACCTGGCACCCCTCGCTGTGCAACAGTCCGCGGGCCTCGTCGACGGCCTGTACGGTCGGCTCGGGGTCCACCTGATGCCAAACGGTTTCTACCCCGGCCTGCTTCAGAGGGGTGGTGATACGGTCCATGTGACCCGATTCGGCCAGGCTTCGCCGCCCGGTGATCACCAGCGCCCGCCGGCCGAGAGATACGACCTCCTCACCCAGCCGATAGGTGCTGCCGGGACCGAAAAGGACGCGTGGTGGAGTCAGGACGTCAAAGAGCACGGGCAGACCTACCCTTCCTGCAATGCTGATCAGGGCTTAATACCCATAAAGATAGCCTTTTCCATAAGGGAGGGGGCAATTCCTGCTAAATGGCCGAGGTTTACGTCAGGGAGAGGTAAAGAAGGGCTTAATCAGCCAGGCGCAGGGTGTTTCCCGGCAGGGTGCCGGTTTCGCGCAAGCGGTGGGCGGGAAGCTCGAGCACGTGGCGGGTCCCGCGCACCCACGGGCCGAGCCGGAACGGTGCCAGCGCTTCAACCGTGTGCAGGACGTGCCAGCCGGCGTCCAGATAAGCCAGGTCGATGGGAAAGCGCATAAACCAGGTGTGAACGTTGCTGCAGGGGGTAAGCAGCAGACCGGTGCCGGGGGCCAGAGCGGCGCGGCCCATCAGGCCGAGGAGCCGGCGCCCGAAGGTGCCGGCCACCTCCACCTTCACTGCCAGGTCGGTACCCAGGGTGAGGTCGACGACGCGCATCGCTCAAAAACTCCGTAGAATCTGCAGGGCGGCCGGCCCCAGCAGGACGATAAAAGTCGCCGGGAAGATAAAGAAGATGAGGGGGAAAAGCATCTTTACCGGCGCCTTGAGGGCCCTTTCCTCGGCCAGCTGGCGCCTCTTGAGGCGCATTTGGTCCGACTGCGTGCGCAGGACATTGCCAATACGCACCCCCATCTGTTCGGCCATGACTACCGCGCCGATAAAGGTCGTCAGGTCGTCGACCGCCACGCGGTCGGCCACGTCACGCAGCGCCTCCCGGCGGGGCTTGCCGACCTGGATTTCACGGAGCATCTCCCGCATTTCGGAGGCCAGGGTCCCCTTGGTCTTGTCCACCACTTTTTGCACCGCGCCGTCAAACCCGAGCCCGGCTTCGATACTCACCGTCAGCAGGTCGAGGGTGTCGGGCAGGGCTTTCTGCACCTCCTGGCGGCGGCGGTTAATGCGTGAGGTGAGATAGAACCCCGGAGCGGCCCAGCCGGTTATCCCGGCGCCGGCGGCCAGAATGACCCCGGTGGCTGTCGGGAGACCGGTGGCGGCGAGGGCGGCCCCGATAACGACACCGCCTGCGGCGGTCAGGTAACGCAGGATCGTGAACTCGGAGGCCGTCAAACCTCCGGGACTGCCGGCCAGGGCCAGACGCTTCGTGAGGGCGTTTGCCGCGGGGCTGGACGGTGCCTGCCTACGCTGAAGGCGGCCGAACAGCGGCTGGAAGAGGCGTCGCCACAGCGGTACCGCCAGTTCAGCCTGCCGGGCGTGTAGGATTTTATCGCCGGCCGCCAATTCCTCCAGGCGTTGGGTGACGGCCAACCGCTCGCTGTAAAGGCGTTCGAGCAGCAAGAGGACGAAGGCCGTGACGGCCGTTAACACCAGGAATACAAGTAGCAGCAAGTCCCGTTCCCCCTCCGGATCTCGGGCCGAGGATGCACCTGCTAGACTTCAATGTTCATAATGTGCCGGACCAGGATGACGCCGATAACCTCGGAAACGGTGGCATAGGCGACCATTGCCAGTCCGGCGGGGTTGCCGAACAGTTCGCGCAGGTAACCGGGGTTGATAAGGAGAAGGACAAGGGCCAGGGCCACCGGCAGCAGGCCGATGATCAGGCCGGAAATCCTTCCCTGGGCGGTAAGGGTCTTGATCTCTCCTTTAATACGCACCCGTTCACGGATTGTATCCCGGATCTTGTCCAGGATTTCAGCCAGGTTCCCCCCTACCTGGCGTTGGATGATAACCGCTGTGACCATCAGGTCGAGATCGTCGCTCCCGACCCTACCGACCAGGGTCTGTAACGCTTCTTCCGTCCCCAGGCCGAGGTTCATCTCCTGCAGGCAGCGGGCGAACTCCTTGCTGATCGGCGGCGGCATCTCCCTGCAGACCATTTCCAAGGCCTGGGCGAAGCCGAAGCCGGCCCTCAGTGTATTGCTGATCATCGCCAGCGCATCCCCCAGCTGGGCGTTGAAGGCCGCCAGCCGGCGCGCTTTAGCCAGGTGCAGGGCAAAAAAAGGTGCGGCGGCGGCAAGGACGGCCAGAACAGCGGCTCCTAAACCCGTGCGCAGTATGAGGCTGCCCGCCGCCCAGCCGGTGATTCCCGCCAGGATCACTCCGGCGGCGAACTCCTCCCCGCGCAACGGGAAGTCAGCACGAGCCAGGTCCGCGTCCACCCGGGACCCGAGGCGGCGCAAAGGCATCACGTGCGCCAGCACCCGGACGATGCGGATTATGACGGAAACCGGCTCCGTTTCGGCCGGGTGGGCGTGGGGATCGCCGTCTGTTTGCGCGCCCAGCCGGTTCAGCCGCTCGAGGACGGCCCTGTCGCCCCGGCCGGCGGCCTGGGCCAGGTACCAGACAAGTAGAGAGACGGAAACGAAGGTCAGGAGGAAAATCGGCAGCATAGTCGAACCCCCCTTGGGTGGTACAATCAGATCCTGCGGGCAAAAACCTCGGGCCGGATATGTAGCCCCTGAGCCTCGATCTTTTCCATGAATTTGGGGCGGATCCCGGTGGCCTCATACCGTCCGACGGCCCTGTTCTCGTTATCGACACCCTGCTGGCGGAAAAGGAAAATGTCTTGCAGGACAATGACGTCTCCTTCCATCCCCTGGACCTCGGTGATCTGGGTGACCTTGCGCGAGCCGTCCTTAAGCCGGCTCTGGTGTACTATAAGGTCGACCGCCGAGGCGATCTGCTCCCGGATGGCGCGGACCGGGAGATCCATCCCGGCCATCAGGACCATGGTCTCCAGGCGGGCGAGCATGTCACGGGGCCCGTTGGCGTGACCGGTAGTCAGAGAGCCGTCGTGACCGGTGTTCATGGCTTGAAGCATGTCAAGCGCCTCCCCTCCCCGGACCTCGCCGACGACGATCCGGTCGGGCCGCATACGGAGCGCGTTTCTTACCAGGTCACGGATCGTGATCTGCCCCCGGCCCTCAATATTTGCCGGGCGGGATTCCAGGCGGACGACATGCTCCTGGTGCAACTGGAGTTCCGCCGCGTCCTCGATGGTTACGATCCGCTCGTCTGCGGGGATGAAAGACGACAGGACGTTAAGGGTGGTCGTTTTACCGCTGCCGGTGCCGCCGGAAACGACGATGTTTAGCCTGGCCCGCACACAGGCCTCGAGGAACCGGGCCATTTCCTGGTTAAGGGTTCCCAGGCGGACCAGGTCCTCTATCCGGAGTCGCTCCCGCGCAAATTTGCGAATGGTCAATGTGGGACCGTCCAGGGCCAGGGGCGGGATAATTGCGTTGACGCGGGAACCGTCCGGGAGGCGCGCGTCCACCATGGGCATGCTCTCGTCGATACGGCGCCCAAGCGGGGTGACTATCTTTTCGATGATGTGGAGGATATGTTCATTATCCCGGAATTCAACGGAGGTCAACTCCAGGCGTCCTTTTCGTTCCACGTACACCCGGTGCGGGCCGTTGACCATCACCTCGTTAACCTCGGGGTCGTTCAGTAACGGGGTGATCGGCCCGTAACCCAGGATCTCGTCCACAAGATCCCCGATGATCCGCTGGCGGTCCAGGCGGGGCAGGTATTCGGTGTTCGCCTCCAGGACCTGTTTGGCCAGACTCTCCACGACCGACGAGGTCAATTCCGCCCCGGTGTCGGGCCGCTTCTGAAGCTCGGCGATAAGCTGCTTATGGAGTACGGCCTTCAACTCGTGGTATGGTTCGCGTCCGTTCCTTGGTGCACGCTTCAACAACGCTCCTCACTTCCCTCTCCGTTTTACAGACTGAACAGGCGGGCGGCGATGGACAAGCGCGGTGTCTCCTCCGTGTCCTTCTCCTCGGGACTGCACAACTGGCGGGCCAGGGCGCGAATGGCCTGTGTCAGCTTGCCGGCCGGACTGGTGGTCAGGATGGACTGCCCTTTGTTCAAGGACGTGACGGCGGCTTTCCCGTCCTCGGGGAGGGATGCCAGGCACTTGCATTCCAGCACTCTCTCAATCTCGGCCGTTTTAATGCCGCCCTCAAGCCCGGCCCGGTTCAAGACGATGGCCGCCCGGTCCTGAAGATCATGGTCTGTCAAGAAATCGAGCGCGGACCGGGCATGGCGTATGCTCAACAGCTCCGGGGTCGCCAGGAGCAGGATAAGATCGGCGGCGGACAAGGCGGTTTGCGTCAGGCTGTCGGGCCGGATTCCGGTGTCCAGGATGACGTACGAATAACGTTCGGTCAGCAGGTCAAGGGCGTGTTGCAGGGCTTCCGGGGTCACCAGGTAGGCGTCGTCACGGGACGGGCTGCAAAGGACTTTTGTCCCGGTATAGTGGGAGATGAGGAAGTTGTCCACGGCCACCAGGTCCTCGGTCGAAGATTCATCGACGAGGTCCGCCAGGGTCCGGCGCGCCTTGAGGTTCAACGCGACCTCAATGTCTCCTTCGCCCGGGACCAGGTCAACCAGGACCGTCTTGCGCCCCTCCTGGGCAAGCGCGGCGGCCAGGTTTACGGCGACCAGCGTGCGCCCGACTCCGCCGCGCGTTGAAAAGACGGTGATGATCTTCCCCTGCCGGCGGCTCTTGGCCTGGGCCTGGATACCGAGGAGGTTTTGCCGGTGCTTGTGTTTCTCGTGTACGCGCCGGATGGCCGCGGCCAGTTCGCTGGAGTTGATCGGCTTGACCAGGTAGTCACCGGCGCCGGCGGCCATCGCTTTCCGGATATACTCCTGCTCGCCCTGGATGGAGACAATGATCACGGCGCTTTCCGGGACCTTGTTGGTGATCTCTTCGGTGGCCGTAATGCCGTCCATCTCTGGCAGGTTGATATCCATTAGGATCACGTCGGGCCTCAGGTCCTCGGCCGAGGCGATGGCCACGGATCCGTCGTCGGCCTCACCGACGACCTTTATGTCCTCCTCGAAGAAGAGCAGGCGCCTGATGTCTTCGCGGGTTCCAGCGACATCGTCCACGATCAGGACCTTGATCGGTTCCATCTTCAGCCCTCCTCGGTTATTGCTCGCGGACTTTAGCGCAATAGGTGATCCTTCCTGGCGCTGGGTATGGACAGGACCTCACTGTCTGCGGGGGAGCGCAGCAGCATTCGGATCGTGCCGCGCTCGGAGCCCAGGACAAGGTGCTGGGCCTGGGCCGGGGTGACGCCGAGGATAACCGTCTGCGCCTTGTTGCCTTCGCGCTGCCCCCCGGAGGCCGAGGTGCGCTTGGCGGCCAGGACGCGTACGTTTTGGATAACGGTCGACGTATAACTGTTGGATGTCTCGCCGGCTTCGAGGTCAAAGGTCACCGCCACGTCCACGCGGTCCCCGACCTTAAGCAGGCCGGAAACCCCGGAGACCTCGTTCACGGCGACGCTGACCGCACGCTCGCCGGGATTCAAAGCCAGGGCCAGGTCCTCAGAAGCCTCTCCTACGGCCGCTGTACGGGATTTGAGAATCTGTTCCCCGGGGAGGATCGCTGCCGTGGATGCCTTGCCGGCCACGTCTTCGATTTTGCGGTAGGCGTCGGGGTGGATGTACGCCGCCGGCACCTTACGATAGGCCAGCGCTTCCCGCTTTATGGGCGTACGGACCGGGATGGGCTCGCGGGCGACCACGACCGACTCGAAATCCCCCGTACGGCGATAGGTTTCTTCCATCCGGTCAAGATAGAAATAGACGCCGGCCGCTGCCGCCAGGCCGCAGACCAGGGCCACAATAAACAAAAGTCGCCTGCGCACGGGGCTCCTCCTTTCAACCTTTCCCCAATGACCGTCTCGGGCAGTTCCAGCGTATCATGCCGTCCCCTTCCCGTTCATCGGACAGGGGCCTCATTTTGACTTGGGTCAAGAGTCCCAAGCCCTAACACAAAAAGCCCGGGTATCCGGGCGGTTCGGTCAGGGTTTGAGGTGTAAGGTCACTCAGGCGTTTTCCAGGCGATGCCGTAGAGGGCGACCTCTTCGATTTCGTGTCTCCGTTGACGCGTCATCAGCAGGTTGACACCTTCGCTGGGCGTCAGACCCTCAAAAAGGATGGCATAGACCTGCCGGGCGATGGGTAGCTCGACGCCGAAGCGGACGGCCAGGCGGGTGGCGGCGCGGGTGGTGCGCACCCCCTCAACGATCTGGCTGACCTCGACCAGGGCTTCTTGCACGCTGAGTCCGCGGCCGACGGCCATCCCGAAACGGCGGTTGCGGCTATGCATGCTCGTGCAGGTAACGATAAGATCCCCGACTCCGGTGAGCCCGGCGAAGGTGAGGGGGTTGGCTCCCATGCGCACGCCGAGGCGGGTGATCTCGGCCAGGCCGCGGGTCATGAGGGCGGCGCGGGTGTTATCGCCGAAACCCAGGCCATCGGAGACCCCGGTAGCAACGGCGATGATGTTCTTCAGGGCGCCGCCGGTTTCGACGCCGGTGAGGTCCCGGTTGGTGTAGACCCGGAGGCAGGGAGACATGAACAGGTCCTGGGCAAATTCTGCCACGGCGGAAACCGGGGAGGCCGCCACCAGGGCGGTGGGCATGGCCCGCCCCAACTCCTCGGCGTGGCTTGGTCCTGACAGGGCGCAGTAACGCTGCAGTTCCCGATCGCCGGTCAGATCGGCCCAGACCTGGGAAAGCCTGCGCAATGTATCTTCCTCGATGCCCTTGGCGGCGTTGATTACCGGGACCGGGGGCAGGTAGGGCCGGGCCAGGGATACGGTTTCGCCGAAGGCATGCGAAGGCACGGCGAAGACGACCGCTTCTGAGCCGCGCAGTGATGCGGGAAGATCGGCGGTAACGGTCACCCCGGAGGGGATAGACACCCCGGGAAGGTAGCGGGTGTTCTCCTTCACGTCTGCCAATACCGCGGCGTGGGAAGCGCTGCGTGCCCAGAGACGGACGCGGTGCCCCGACCGCGCCAGATGGCAGGCCAGGGCGGTGCCCCAGCTCCCCGCACCCAGGATGCTTACGGTAGCCACAGGACGTTCCTCTCTCCTTTACATTTCGCGCGCGTAGCGCACGGCGTTCGCAAAGATCGGCAGCCCGTGGGGCTCGTCTGCCATCCCCCGCCGCCAGTTGGGGTGCTGGGTGGGCAATACAAAGCGTTCGGGGTGGGGCATCAAGCCCATCACCCGTCCGCTGGGGTCGCAGATTCCGGCGATGGCGCGCAGGGAACCGTTGGGGTTGTACGGGTTGTAACGGAAAACCACCAACCCCCGGCGCTCGATGTCATCCAGAAGCGGTTCCGGCGCCAGGAATTTCCCTTCGGCGTGGGCGACCTGATAGCTGAGTGTCCTTCCTTCCATTCCGGCCGTGAAGACACACGGGCCTTTTTCAACTTTCAGAGTGACCCAACGGCAGACAAAGTGCCCGCAGTCATTACCCATCAAAGTGGCGCTGATCTCCCCCGGGCGTACGTACGGCAAAAGCCCGGTACGCACCAGGACCTGAAAACCGTTGCAGATACCGAGGACCGGCCGCCCGTGCGCGACGAAATTCTGCAGTTGGTCCTGGAGACGGGAGATCAACTCCACGGCCAGGATTTTGCCGGACAGTACGTCGTCGCCGTAAGAAAAGCCCCCCGGGATAGCCATCAGGGCGTAGTCGGTAAGGCGCTTGAGCCCCGACCGTAGCTCGTTAACGTGTACGAAATCGGGCTGGGCTCCGCAGATCTCAAAGGCAAAAGCCGTTTCCCGGTCGCAGTTGGTGCCGTCGGTGCGCAGGATACAGACTCTCGGCCGGATCACTCGCCAAACACCTCCCGCATAGGACGGTCCCAGGCCGCCTTCAGTTCGTCGACGCTAACGGCGAACAACCGTTCCCCGGCGGCGGTGCGGGCTTCAATCACCCGTTCCTCCTGCGGGCGCCCGACATGGGTCCAGGGGACGTTCTTGAAAAGGGCGGCGGGGTCAAGATCCGCCCTGATTTCAACCAGGAAGCAGCCCGCTGTTTCGTTAAAGAGGAACTCATCGGGGCGGACGCCCTCCGGGATGTTCACCAATGCGCCGCAGCGGCCTCCGAAACACATCTCGGCCAGGGCGGCGGCCAGGCCGCCCTCGCTGATGTCGTGACACGCAAGGACCTCACCTGCGGTAATGGCGTCGTGCAAGGCGGCACAGGCGGTGACGAACCCGGCCAAGTCCAGGCGGGGCAGATTGGCCCCGGTAACCCCGTGGATATCCCAGTAGACCGAGCCGCCCATCTCCTTGTGGCGGCGGTGTCCGATAAGGATAACCACGCTTATCCCGGGGCGCTTGAAGTCGGATGAGACGGTGTGGCGAACGTCCGGCACGCGCCCGAAGGCCGAAACGCAGAGGACCGGCGGGATATGTACAAGGGTGCCGCCGGGACCGCGGTAGGTGCTGGACAGGCTGTCTTTTCCGGAGATAAAGGGCATGCCCGTGGCCAGCGAGAAGTCAACGCAAGCGTCGACGGCGCGGTCCAGGTAACCCAGCGTTTCCTCGTCGGGCACGGGCCAGATGAAGTTGTCGATAAGGGCCGTCTCACGGATATCGGCCCCGGCGGCGACGGCGTTGGCGACGGCCTCGGCACAGGCCCAAAGGCCTCCCCAGTATGGATCGAGGCGATTCAGGACAGGGTTCAGGCCATGGCTGATAATCAGGCCGTATGGCCGGCCGAGGAGCGGCGTGAGCATGCAGGCGTCGTTCGGCCCCGAGCCGTCCAGGCCGCCGAAGGGCGGCAGGGCGCTGGAGCCTTGAACCCCGTGGTCGTAAACGCGCACGATCGGTTCCTTCGAGCAGACGTTAAGGTGGCCCATCACCCGGCGGTAACAGTCCGCCCAATCTTCCGGGAGCGGGGGCGCCACGCCGGGGGCGCCCTTTGGCGGGGATTTCGCCTGCATCACCCGTTGTGGCAGGCCACAGTGCAGAAAATCCATCGAGAGGTCCATAACCGTCTCGCCGTTGTAGGTGGCCCGAAAACGGCCGTCACCGGTGAAGCGGCCGAGGACGGTGGCCTCGACGTTGAAGGCGCGGCAGATGGCCGAGAAACGTTCCCAGTTCTGCGGGGCCACGGCGCAAACCATGCGCTCCTGGCTCTCGGAAAGCAGGATCTCCCAGGGCGCAAGGCCGGCATACTTGAGGGGGGCCGCATCAAGGGCGATTTCGGCGCCGGTCTCAGAGGCCATCTCCCCGACGGCAGAGGCGAAACCCCCCGCGCCGCAGTCGGTGATCGCCCGGATCAGGTCCTCGTCCCGCGCCGCGAGGACGGCGTCGGCCGTCCGTTTCTCCTCGATTGGATGGCCGACCTGGACGGCTTGGGCGTGGACGTCGACCGTACGGTCGGTCATGGCCGCGCTGGAAAAGGTTGCCCCGTGCAGGCCGTCACGGCCGGTTCGCCCGCCGATGACGACCACCAGGTCCCCGGGCACGGGGTGCCCCTTGCCCGCCCGGGCCTTGGGAAGCAGGCCGTAGGCGCCGACGATGACCGTCGGCTTGGCCCGGAAGTCCGGGTGGAAGTGGACCGAGCCGTTGCAGGTCGGGATGCCCATGCGGTTGCCGTAGTCCCGGACCCCCGCCACAACGCGCCGCAACAGGTAAGACGGGTGCAGGCAGCCGGCGGGGATATCCTCCGCCGGGGTATCCGGAGAGGCGAAGCAGAACATATCGGTCGAAGCCACGACGGCGGCTCCCTGCCCCGTACCCATAATGTCGCGGAAAACACCGCCGCTTCCGGTGGCCGCTCCGCCGTAGGGTTCGATGGCCGACGGGGAATTATGGGTCTCCACCTTGCCGCAGACGGCCCAGCCGTTGTAGAAGGCGAAGACGCCCGAGTTGTCCTCGAAGGCCGACAGGACCAGGGGATGAGCCACCCGGCGGGTGGCTTCCTGCAACCTCTTCAGGAGCGGCGGCTTTTCCACCCCGTCGACGATGAGGCTGGCCTTGAAGGTCTTGTGCACGCAGTGCTCCGACCAGGTCTGGGCCAGGATTTCGATCTCGCAGTCCGTCGGCTCGCGGCCTGCCTCCCGGAAATGATCGCGGATGAGCCGCATCTCGTCCAGGTTCAGAAAGAGCCGGTCGCGGCTGAGGGCCATAAGGGCCTCATCGTCCATATTGGTAATGGGGACCACCCGCGCCGGGAGAGCCTCCCCGGTCAGGAGCAGGGTTCGGGGCTTCTCCCTCACAACGTGCTGGACGGTGTCGTTCACCAGAAGACGGGTGAGGATGANNNNNNNNNNCGTCTTCGCTGAGCGATCCATAGAAGGCGTATTCCAGGCTGGAGTCCGCGGCCAGGAGACCCTTTACACCGAGGTCCGAAGCCGCTTTCATCAGGGAGGCGGCCTCGGGGTTCATCACGCCCGGGCGGTAGGCCACCTCCACGAGGCGGTCGGCATCCCCGATAAGGGGACGGTTTACGCTGTAGTGCTGGAACACATCCTCGCAAAGCAGGCGGCGTGCCAGGTATTCGGCATCCTCCTCCGGGAGTCCCTCGAAACGGAATACTTTCACGGTGCGGATGTCGTGCACACCGGTGATGCCGAGGCTGCGGCGGATTTCGGCCAGGGTTTCGCGGCCATGCGCATCTCGCAGTTCGGGCTTGATGCCGACGTGTATCTCCTGAATGGCCAACTCTCTCTCCCCTCCCCGGCCCCTATTGTAACATGCCGGATGACAAGATGTGAGTGCATCAGGAAGGGGCGCGCTCCTATTTCTTGCTGCGCCGGCCCAGCCTGGATTCTGTTCCGGCGCGGAGACGGGCGATGTTACTGCGGTGTTTGTAAATGACCGTGGCGGCGATAACGCCGGCGAAAACGATATAGCCCGGGGGAAAACCGAGGGCGGCAAAAAGCACCGGGACGGCCACGGCGGCCAGAATAGAGCCCAGGGAGACATAGCGGGTCAGGGCGACCACGATCGCCCAGACGGCGGCGGCTCCGGCCGTCACCTGGGGGGAGAGCATCAAAAGGACGCCCAGGCTGGTGGCGATCATCTTCCCGCCCCGAAAACCCAGAAAGATCGACCAGCCGTGTCCCGCCAGGACGGCCAGGGCGGCCAGGAGCGGGGCTGCCGGTGGGCCGAAGGCCTGTCCGAGCCAGACGGCCAGCACACCCTTGCCCATGTCACCGGCGAGTACGATCAGGGCCGGGACGGGACCCAGGGTACGCAGGGCGTTGGTTGCGCCGATGTTGCCGCTGCCGTGGGCGGTAATGTCCACGCCGCGCAGGCGGCCCACAAGATAGCCGAAAGGCAGTGAGCCGAGGAGGTAGCTTACGGGAATGATCCAGAGCAGGTCCGTCATCTTGAGTTACCTCGCTTCCCGCCGGCGCAGGATGATGCGCACCGGGGTTCCAACGAAGCCCCAGGCGCGCCGGAGTTGGTTCTCCAGGTAGCGGCGGTAGGCGTTTGTAGCCAGTTCCGGGTCGTTAACGAACAAGACAAAGGTCGGGGGCCGGACGGCGGCCTGAGTGGCATAAAGGAGTTTCAGGCGGCGGCCGCGGTCGGATGGAGGCGGCGTGGCGAGGAAGGCATCCTGGAGCAAGCGGTTGAGTTCTGCCGTGGGTACACGGCGAGCGAACTCGTCCCGGGCGCGGTCGATGGCGGGAAAAACGCTTGACACACGCTGGCCGGTACGGGCGGACAGGAAGACGACCGGCGCGTAGCCGACAAAACCCAGCTCCCGGCGGATGGCCTCGCGGTAACGGTCCATGGTGTCGGATGATTTCTCCACCAGGTCCCACTTGTTCACGACGAGGACGATCGCCCTCCCGGCCTCCTCGGCCCATCCGGCAATGCGCTGGTCCTGGGCCGTTACCCCGTCCACGGCGTCAAGGACGAGCAGGGCGACATCAGCGCGGCTGATCGCCTTCTGCGCCCGTTGGACGCTGTAACGCTCGATGGGTTCGCTGATGCGGCTCTTGCGGCGTATACCGGCGGTGTCGATAAACACATAGCGCCGTTCCCCGCGGGCCAAAAAGGTGTCCACCGCATCACGGGTTGTGCCGGCGGCGTCGCTGACGATCACCCGTTCCTCGCCGAGGAGGGCGTTAAGCAGGGATGACTTCCCCACGTTTGGACGGCCGATGATCGCCACCGATGTCGGCTCTTCTGCTGCATCCCCCGTCCACGCCTCATCCCTGGGCAGGAGGGCGACGGCTTCGTCCAGCAGGTCCCCGACGTTCAATCCCTCACGGGCCGAAAGGGGAATCGGTTCGCCGAACCCCAGCTCGTAGAACTCGGCGGTGGGCAGAGGCTGGTCGAAGCGGTCGACCTTGTTCACGGCGACGATCACCGGTTTGGCCGCCCGGCGGAGTATTTCGGCGACTTCATGGTCCTCCGGGAGTAGACCGCTCC carries:
- the purQ gene encoding phosphoribosylformylglycinamidine synthase I; this translates as MIRPRVCILRTDGTNCDRETAFAFEICGAQPDFVHVNELRSGLKRLTDYALMAIPGGFSYGDDVLSGKILAVELISRLQDQLQNFVAHGRPVLGICNGFQVLVRTGLLPYVRPGEISATLMGNDCGHFVCRWVTLKVEKGPCVFTAGMEGRTLSYQVAHAEGKFLAPEPLLDDIERRGLVVFRYNPYNPNGSLRAIAGICDPSGRVMGLMPHPERFVLPTQHPNWRRGMADEPHGLPIFANAVRYAREM
- a CDS encoding AIR synthase-related protein — protein: ILTRLLVNDTVQHVVREKPRTLLLTGEALPARVVPITNMDDEALMALSRDRLFLNLDEMRLIRDHFREAGREPTDCEIEILAQTWSEHCVHKTFKASLIVDGVEKPPLLKRLQEATRRVAHPLVLSAFEDNSGVFAFYNGWAVCGKVETHNSPSAIEPYGGAATGSGGVFRDIMGTGQGAAVVASTDMFCFASPDTPAEDIPAGCLHPSYLLRRVVAGVRDYGNRMGIPTCNGSVHFHPDFRAKPTVIVGAYGLLPKARAGKGHPVPGDLVVVIGGRTGRDGLHGATFSSAAMTDRTVDVHAQAVQVGHPIEEKRTADAVLAARDEDLIRAITDCGAGGFASAVGEMASETGAEIALDAAPLKYAGLAPWEILLSESQERMVCAVAPQNWERFSAICRAFNVEATVLGRFTGDGRFRATYNGETVMDLSMDFLHCGLPQRVMQAKSPPKGAPGVAPPLPEDWADCYRRVMGHLNVCSKEPIVRVYDHGVQGSSALPPFGGLDGSGPNDACMLTPLLGRPYGLIISHGLNPVLNRLDPYWGGLWACAEAVANAVAAGADIRETALIDNFIWPVPDEETLGYLDRAVDACVDFSLATGMPFISGKDSLSSTYRGPGGTLVHIPPVLCVSAFGRVPDVRHTVSSDFKRPGISVVILIGHRRHKEMGGSVYWDIHGVTGANLPRLDLAGFVTACAALHDAITAGEVLACHDISEGGLAAALAEMCFGGRCGALVNIPEGVRPDEFLFNETAGCFLVEIRADLDPAALFKNVPWTHVGRPQEERVIEARTAAGERLFAVSVDELKAAWDRPMREVFGE
- a CDS encoding phosphoribosylformylglycinamidine synthase subunit PurS, with the protein product MAIQEIHVGIKPELRDAHGRETLAEIRRSLGITGVHDIRTVKVFRFEGLPEEDAEYLARRLLCEDVFQHYSVNRPLIGDADRLVEVAYRPGVMNPEAASLMKAASDLGVKGLLAADSSLEYAFYGSLSED
- the plsY gene encoding glycerol-3-phosphate 1-O-acyltransferase PlsY, with amino-acid sequence MTDLLWIIPVSYLLGSLPFGYLVGRLRGVDITAHGSGNIGATNALRTLGPVPALIVLAGDMGKGVLAVWLGQAFGPPAAPLLAALAVLAGHGWSIFLGFRGGKMIATSLGVLLMLSPQVTAGAAAVWAIVVALTRYVSLGSILAAVAVPVLFAALGFPPGYIVFAGVIAATVIYKHRSNIARLRAGTESRLGRRSKK
- the der gene encoding ribosome biogenesis GTPase Der, whose amino-acid sequence is MRKPILAIVGRPNVGKSTLFNRIVGGRAAVVEAQPGVTRDRIHREAEWAGVPFTVVDTGGIATVGDDMAARVTAQARRAIEEADVILFLLDGGSGLLPEDHEVAEILRRAAKPVIVAVNKVDRFDQPLPTAEFYELGFGEPIPLSAREGLNVGDLLDEAVALLPRDEAWTGDAAEEPTSVAIIGRPNVGKSSLLNALLGEERVIVSDAAGTTRDAVDTFLARGERRYVFIDTAGIRRKSRISEPIERYSVQRAQKAISRADVALLVLDAVDGVTAQDQRIAGWAEEAGRAIVLVVNKWDLVEKSSDTMDRYREAIRRELGFVGYAPVVFLSARTGQRVSSVFPAIDRARDEFARRVPTAELNRLLQDAFLATPPPSDRGRRLKLLYATQAAVRPPTFVLFVNDPELATNAYRRYLENQLRRAWGFVGTPVRIILRRREAR